In one Lolium rigidum isolate FL_2022 chromosome 3, APGP_CSIRO_Lrig_0.1, whole genome shotgun sequence genomic region, the following are encoded:
- the LOC124700470 gene encoding glycerol-3-phosphate acyltransferase RAM2-like translates to MAFETGGLLRLLLLILLAPLAGLLYYFVSESAGIQVLIFASTAGVKVADVEGVARAVLPKFYCSDLHPESWRVFSSCGRRFVLTANPRIMVEAFLKEYIGADAVLGTELLVWGDRATGLVRSPGVLVGENKADALRKAFGDATPEIGLGDRKTDYPFMRLCKEGYVVPPAPKLRPVPREDLPKPVIFHDGRIVQKPSPALALLTVLWIPIGFVLSCLRIAAGSLLPMRIVYHAFMALGVRVTVKGNPPPPASRETGQTGVLFICSHRTLLDPIFLSTALGRPITAVTYSVSRLSELLSPIRTVRLTRDRAADAAMIRRLLQEGDLVICPEGTTCREPFLLRFSALFAELTDEIVPVAMENQMSMFHGTTARGWKGLDPFYFFMNPSPGYVVTFLNKLPHELTCKGGKTSHEVANYIQRLIASTLSYECTSFTRKDKYKALAGNDGSVVSKPNIDKKKFMGS, encoded by the coding sequence ATGGCGTTCGAGACGGGCGGCCTGCTCCGGCTCCTGCTGCTCATCCTCCTCGCGCCGCTCGCGGGGCTCCTCTACTACTTCGTGTCCGAGTCGGCGGGAATCCAGGTGCTCATCTTCGCGTCCACGGCCGGCGTCAAGGTCgccgacgtcgagggcgtggcccgcGCCGTGCTGCCCAAGTTCTACTGCTCCGACCTCCACCCGGAGTCGTGGCGCGTGTTCTCGTCGTGCGGACGTCGGTTCGTGCTCACCGCCAACCCCAGGATCATGGTCGAGGCCTTCCTCAAGGAGTACATCGGCGCCGACGCCGTGCTCGGCACGGAGCTCCTCGTCTGGGGCGACAGGGCGACCGGGCTCGTCCGCTCCCCCGGCGTGCTCGTCGGCGAGAACAAGGCGGACGCGCTCCGGAAGGCGTTCGGCGACGCCACGCCCGAGATCGGCCTCGGCGACAGGAAGACGGACTACCCGTTCATGCGGCTGTGCAAGGAGGGGTATGTGGTGCCCCCGGCGCCGAAGCTGCGGCCCGTGCCGCGGGAGGACCTGCCCAAGCCGGTGATCTTCCACGACGGACGGATCGTGCAGAAGCCGTCCCCGGCGCTCGCGCTGCTCACCGTGCTCTGGATCCCCATCGGGTTCGTGCTCTCCTGCCTCCGCATCGCCGCGGGCTCGCTCCTGCCCATGCGCATTGTGTACCACGCCTTCATGGCGCTCGGCGTGCGCGTCACCGTCAAGGGCAACCCGCCACCACCAGCAAGCCGTGAAACCGGCCAGACCGGTGTGCTATTCATCTGCTCCCATCGCACCCTCCTTGACCCCATCTTCCTCTCCACCGCCCTCGGTCGGCCGATCACCGCAGTCACCTACTCGGTTTCACGGCTGTCCGAGCTCCTGTCGCCGATCCGCACGGTGCGGCTGACCCGTGACCGCGCGGCGGACGCGGCCATGATCCGGCGGCTGCTCCAGGAGGGCGACCTGGTGATCTGTCCCGAGGGCACGACGTGCCGGGAGCCGTTCCTGCTACGGTTCTCGGCGCTGTTCGCGGAGCTTACTGACGAGATCGtgccggtggcgatggagaaccagATGAGCATGTTCCACGGCACGACGGCGCGGGGGTGGAAGGGGCTCGACCCCTTCTACTTCTTCATGAACCCGAGCCCGGGCTACGTGGTGACTTTCCTCAACAAGCTCCCCCATGAGCTCACATGCAAGGGCGGCAAGAccagccacgaggtggccaactaTATTCAGAGACTCATCGCCTCCACGCTCTCCTATGAGTGCACCAGCTTCACCAGGAAGGACAAGTACAAGGCACTCGCGGGCAACGACGGTTCTGTCGTCTCCAAGCCCAACATCGACAAGAAAAAGTTCATGGGTTCCTAA